The DNA segment TAAGCTGGTTTGGCCACTGGTATGGAGTGTCAACGCGGTGCACAGAGCAGGACCTCAACACTGCACAGACATACCACAGGCCTTCGGTTCTCCATCCTCATCTGTTTCGGAGGTAAAAATAAAGCCCTGGGATTTGAAGATGCAGACAGAGTCGGAACGCAGTACCGATGACAGAGCTATGAGGACAGAGACAAATTAGAGTGTTGACGGCAACATAGAGGAAATTACCCTGGTCTTTCAGGACAATAGTGAACGCTCAGCTCACTCTGTCCTGCTCTGAGGAAAACAAGTGTTCTCATCTTCTCATGTTCACTTGGGATTTCTTTCTCAACTCAGACTCCTCCAAGACAGGAGCTTGTGTTTCCACTGATTTAATCTGGTGTTGAAGTCTTACTGGGGGGGTGGTGAAGTCTTACTGGGGGTGGTGAAGTCTTACTGGGTTGTTGAAGTCTTACTGGGGGTGGTGAAGTCTTACTGGGAGTGTTAAAGTCTTACTGTGGGGGTGTTGAAGTCTTACTGTGGGGTGTTGAAGTCTTACTGTGGGTGTGTTGAAGTATTACTGGGGGGTGTTGAAGTCTTACTGGGGAGGTTGAAGTCTTACTGGGGAGGTTGAAATCTTACTGGGGGCTGTTGAAGTCTTCTGGGGAGTGTTGAAATCTTACTGGGGGTGTTGAAGTCTTACTCGGGGGGTGTTGAAGTCTTACTGGGGGGTGTTGAAGTCTTACTGGGGAGGTTGAAGTCTTACTGGGGAGGTTGAATTCTTACTGGGGGGGGTGAAGTCTTTACTGGGGGGTTGTTGAAGTCTTACTGGGGAGGTTGAAGTCTTACTGGGGAGGTTGAAGTCTTACTGGGGGGTGTTGAAGTCTTACTGGGGAGGTTGAAATCTTACTGGGGGTGTTGAAGTCTTACTGGGGGTTGTTGAAGTCTTTCTGGGGGTGTTGAAGTCTTACTGGGGGTGTTGAAGTCTTACTGGGGGTGTTGAAGTCTTACTGGGGGGTGTTGAAGTCTTACCAGGGATGTTGAAATCTTACTTGGGGCTGTTGAAGTCTTCCTCGGGGGGTGTTGAAGTCTTACTGGGGGGTGTTGAAGTCTTACTGGGGAGGTTGAAGTCTTACTGGGGAGGTTGAATTCTTACTGGGGGGTGTTGAAGTCTTACTGGGGGGTGAAGTCTTTACTGGGGGTTGTTGAAGTCTTACTGGGGAGGTTGAAGTCTTACTGGGGGGTGTTGAAGTCTTACTGGGGAGGTTGAAATCTTGTTGAAGTCTTACTGGGGGGTTGTTGAAGTCTTTCTGGGGGGTTGTTGAAGTCTTACTGGGGGGTGTTGAAGTCTTACTGGGGGTGTTGAAGTATTACTGGGGGGTGTTGAAGTCTTACTGGGGAGGTTGAAGTCTTACTGGGGAGGTTGAAATCTTACTGGGGGCTGTTGAAGTCTTCCTCGGGGGGTGTTGAAGTCTTCCTGGGGGGTGTTGAAGTCTTACTGGGGAGGTTGAAGTCTTACTGGGGAGGTTGAATTCTTACTGGGGGATGTTGAAGTCTTACTGGGGGGGGTGAAGTCTTTACTGGGGGTTGTTGAAGTCTTACTGGGGAGGTTGAAGTCTTACTGGGGGGTGTTGAAGTCTTACTGGGGAGGTTGAAATCTTACTGGGGGTGTTGAAGTCTTACTGGGGGTTGTTGAAGTCTTTCTGGGGGGTGTTGAAGTCTTACTGGGGGTGTTGAAGTCTTACTGGGGGGTGTTGAAGTCTTACTGGGGAGGTTGAAATCTTACTGGGGGGTGTTGAAGTCTTACTGGGGGGGGTGTTGAAGTCTTACTGGGGGGTGTTGAAGTCTTACTGGGGATGTTGAATAAAAGAAGCCAGCTATGAGCTCCCCTCATTTAATCACTTTAGCTGCAGTTATTCCTTCCTGCTGTAAAAAACACATACTGTAGGCTAGTTATAATGGACCACAGTAATCCTGTAATGATTGTTGCTTACTGGGTACTGTCCTTGTTCCTTTGCTTCAAGTGTATGTGTACATTCCACTATCCTGATTCATGGCTGTACTGAAGTGCACCAGCCTTCAAAAGGAAAGATGGAAAGCGGGAGTGATTTATGAAAAGATGGAAACGACAGAGGACTGAAAGGGGTCGAGGGTGCCTCTTGCCCCCTGTTCTGTTCAGTCGTTCCGCTGCTCCCCCTGGTTAGGACCTGGCTGATGGGATTTCCAGACCTCCCTATCAGGGGCGACAGGTGGGGGAGGGTAAACTGTTCAATCCCAATCTGAGAATCCTGGCCCCCCTAACCAGCCCCTAGATATTGTTCCCTCAAATTCAATACAATATAACTTCATTGTCCCCAAATATGTTTTAGTTGGCAGTCATTAGTGTAGAGGTTATACAGAATAGTTAATATGTACTTAGAGGAAGGCATGGACACAACAGCCTCTCAaagaaatacactgaacaaaaatataaacgcaacatgtaaaatgttggtcccatgtttcatgagctgaagaacaattatcccagaaatgttccctATGCACAAAAaggttatttctctcaaatgttgtgcacacattggtttacatccctgttagtgaccatttctcatttgccaagataatccatccacctgacaggtgtggcatatcaagaagctgattatacagcatgatcattacacaggtgtaccttgtgctaggtacaataaaaggccactcactctaaatgtgcagttttgccacagatatctcaagttttgagggagcgcgcAATTGGCATTCTGATTGCAGAAATGTCCACaagagctgttgccaaataattgAATGTTCCTTTGCTCTACTATAAattgcctccaacgttgtttgagagaatttggcattacatccaggacctccacatccagcttcttcacctgcaggatcgtctgagggaggggtgctgaggagtatttgtctgtctgtaataacgTCATTTTGTGGGGCTCCACAGATACTTTGAACTCTCGCAAAGTGGGAGATGCTGTCAAGAAACATTGGCATGTTTTATCATCAGACCCAGCTTTGCCAGCAGAATTTAAGAACCCACCACTTATAGTATATAGGAGAGGTAGCAATTTACGCGACAAGTTGGTCCATGCCAACTGCCACAAACGAAAATGAGCCAGGCTCTTTTACGCCCTCTTCTGAATGGTAGCTATAAATGCAGAGGCTGCGCACAGTGCAACAATATAATGAACTGTGAATACTTCTGCCAACCACATTGGGAAAACGGTTCCAAATAAATGACATTTTGACGTGCTTCTCCACCCATGTTATCTACATGATTAAATGTCAATGTGGGTCGCATTATATAGGAAAAACCTCTCATTCTCTCAAACAGAGAATTAGTGAACGTAAAAGTTCAATTGTCACAATACATTTTAATGACCTAAAACATGACATTTCTACCTTTAGGTTTTGTGGCAAAGAGAAAGTCAAGATATCAGACAGGTGATATAGATAATACTCTGAggaaaagagaatgttttgggattTTCACCCTCCAGACATTATTCCCCAAAAGTGTCAATGATACAAGGCCCATGCATGTTATGTTTTACATGTGAACAAGAACTAATGCCTTGTCGTTCACCACTTCAGCCTACTCCTGCACTGTACCCAATAATTTATCAGAACTTACTTGATAGGTCGATGTCCTCGTTGTGGTTTTACAGACGTTCTATGTACACACTTTATTAGAATATTTATGTAATGCCCATTGTTATATTTGTGAGGAACACATGTTTATTTTTCCTTGACTCCAACCCCATTCGATGCACGgaacagatcaaatcaaatcaaatgttagtggtcacatacacatggttagcagatgttattgtgagtgtagcgaaatgcttgtgcttctaattccgacagtgcagcaatatctaacaagtcatctaacaattccacaacaaatacctaacacacaaatctaagaaaaggaatggaataagaatatgtaaatATAAATGTATGGATGACCAATGACCGAGTAGtataggctaagatgcaatagatataGAATAAAGTAAATACATACGAGATGACTAATGCCAGATAagatgtaaacattcttaaagtggcattattattTATTAAAGTGGGCAaggatttcaagtctgtatgtagacagctgcctctctgtgctagtggtggctgtttaacagtctgatggccttgagatagaagctgtttttcagtctctctgtcccagctttgatgcagctgtactgacctcgccttctggatggtagcggggtgaacaggcagtggctcgggtgcttgttgtccttgataatctttttagccttcctgtgacatcgggtgctagaTGTGGGTGGAGCAGTGTCTGCATAAGGGTGAAAATTAAAAACGCTCACAAAAGCTCCACATCCAGCTTCCTCACCGGTGGGATTGTCTGAGGGAGGGTGGGGggttgctgaggagtatttctgtctgtaataaagaccttttgtggggaaaaacattCTGAtttgctgggcctggctcccaagtgggtggacctatgccctccaaggcccaccaATGGCTGGACCTCTGCacattcatgtgaaatccatggacTCATTTATTTagttcaattgactgatttccttatatgaaccgtaactcagtaaaatcgttgaaattgttgcgtgttgcatttgtatatttgttcagtataaataaatcaataaaatacaGAGGTAAGAGCTGAGaaatgagggagggatggagagatgtttTTTTACAGGTGCTTTAACCATGTGGTTTTAATGTTTGGTCCTCTAAGGCAGGCACTCAGAGCAAGACCAGCCGTGGTGGGAAAAGAGCAGAAACACAACAGGAACTTTTTTATCTTCTAAAAATGATTTATTAATACAATATGGTATAGTACACCCCATAGCACAGCATGACTGGCAGAAACCAGAGGAGGCAAAAGTagagaaaacactaaacaatgaTCCCATTCCCACATGTGTACGTGACTGAGTAAGCAGTACATAATCACATTAAACCCTTGCTAAAATCATAGTCAGCAAattgaataaaataaaacatacaaATGTCAGGAAATGCAGTTTGTCCCATCTCCAAGAACTCTATGATGCCATCCCAGGTGCCTTCACCTTCACTCCGACAACTCCGTCCCAGGTCCCTTCACTCCGACAACTCCGTCCCAGTTGCCTTAACTCCGACAACTCCGTCCCAGGTCCCTTCACTCCGACAACTCCATCCCAGGTGCCTTCACTCCGACAACTCCAACCCAGATGCCTTCACTCCGTCCCAGATGCCTTCACTCCGTCCCAGGTGCCTTCACTCCGACAACTCCATCCCAGATGCCTTCACTCCGTCCCAGATGCCTTCACTCCGTCCCAGATGCCTTCACTCCGTCCCAGATGCCTTCACTCCGTCCCAGGTGCCTTCACTCCGACAACTCCATCCCAGATGCCTTCACTCCGTCCCAGATGCCTTCACTCCGTCCCAGATGCCTTCACTCCGTCCCAGATGCCTTCACTCCGTCCCAGATGCCTTCACTCCGTCCCAGATGCCTTCACTCCGTCCCAGATGCCTTCATTTCGACAACTCCGACCCAGGTGCCTTCACTCCGACAACTCCATCCCAGATGCCTTCACTCCGTCCCAGATGCCTTCACTCCATCCCAGATGCCTTCACTCCGTCCCAGATGCCTTCACTCCGTCCCAGATGCCTTCACTCCGTCCCAGATGCCTTCACTCCATCCCAGATGCCTTCACTCCGTCCCAGATGCCTTCACTCCGTCCCAGATGCCTTCACTCCATCCCAGATGCCTTCACTCCGTCCCAGATGCCTTCACTCCGTCCCAGATGCCTTCACTCCGTCCCAGATGCCTTCATTTCGACAACTCCGACCCAGGTGCCTTCACTCTGACAACTCCATCCCAGGTGCCTTCACTCCGACAACTCCATCCCAGATGCCTTCACTCCGTCCCAGATGCCTTCACTCCGACCCAGGTGCCTTCACTCCGACAACTCCGACCCAGGTGCCTTCACTCCGTCCCAGATGCCTTCACTCCGACAACTCCATCCCAGATGCCTTCACTCCGTCCCAGATGCCTTCACTCCGACAACTCCATCCCAGATGCCTTCACTCCGTCCCAGATGCCTTCACTCCGTCCCAGGTGCCTTCACTCCGTCCCAGATGCCTTCACTCCGACCCAGGTGCCTTCACTCCGACAACTCCGACCCAGGTGCCTTCACTCCGTCCCAGATGCCTTCACTCCGACAACTCCATCCCAGATGCCTTCACTCCGTCCCAGATGCCTTCACTCCGTCCCAGGTGCCTTCACTCCGACAACTCCATCCCAGATGCCTTCACTCCGTCCCAGATGCCTTCACTCCGTCCCAGATGCCTTCACTCCGTCCCAGGTGCCTTCACTCCGACAACTCCATCCCAGATGCCTTCACTCCGTCCCAGGTGCCTTCACTCCGTCCCAGATGCCTTCACTCCGTCCCAGATGCCTTCACTCCGTCCCAGATGCCTTCACTCCGTCCCAGATGCCTTCACTCCGTCCCAGGTGCCTTCACTCCGACAACTCCATCCCAGATGCCTTCACTCCGTCCCACAACTCCGTCCCAGATGCCTTCACTCCGTCCCAGATGCCTTCACTCCGTCCCAGGTGCCTTCACTCCGACAACTCCATCCCAGATGCCTTCACTCCGTCCCAGATGCCTTCACTCCGTCCCAGATGCCTTCACTCCGTCCCAGATGCCTTCACTCCGTCCCAGATGCCTTCACTCCGTCCCAGATGCCTTCACTCCGTCCCAGATGCCTTCATTTCGACAACTCCGACCCAGGTGCCTTCACTCCGACAACTCCATCCCAGATGCCTTCACTCCGTCCCAGATGCCTTCACTCCGTCCCAGATGCCTTCACTCCGTCCCAGATGCCTTCACTCCGTCCCAGATGCCTTCACTCCATCCCAGATGCCTTCACTCCGTCCCAGATGCCTTCACTCCATCCCAGATGCCTTCACTCCGTCCCAGATGCCTTCACTCCGTCCCAGATGCCTTCACTCCGTCCCAGATGCCTTCATCCGTCCCAGATGCCTTCACTCCGACAACTCCCAGGTGCCTTCACTCTGACAACTCCATCCCAGGTGCCTTCACTCCGACAACTCCATCCCAGATGCCTTCACTCCGTCCCAGATGCCTTCACTCCGACCCAGGTGCCTTCACTCCGACAACTCCGACCCAGGTGCCTTCACTCCGTCCCAGATGCCTTCACTCCGACAACTCCATCCCAGATGCCTTCACTCCGTCCCAGATGCCTTCACTCCGTCCCAGGTGCCTTCACTCCGACAACTCCATCCCAGATGCCTTCACTCCGTCCCAGATGCCTTCACTCCGTCCCAGGTGCCTTCACTCCGTCCCAGATGCCTTCACTCCGACCCAGGTGCCTTCACTCCGACAACTCCGACCCAGGTGCCTTCACTCCGTCCCAGATGCCTTCACTCCGACAACTCCATCCCAGATGCCTTCACTCCGTCCCAGATGCCTTCACTCCGTCCCAGGTGCCTTCACTCCGACAACTCCATCCCAGACTCCGTCCCAGATGCCTTCACTCCGTCCCAGATGCCTTCACTCCGTCCCAGGTGCCTTCACTCCGACAACTCCATCCCAGATGCCTTCACTCCGTCCCAGGTGCCTTCACTCCGTCCCAGATGCCTTCACTCCGTCCCAGATGCCTTCACTCCGTCCCAGATGCCTTCACTCCGTCCCAGATGCCTTCACTCCGTCCCAGGTGCCTTCACTCCGACAACTCCATCCCAGGTGCCTTCACTCCGTCCCAGGTGCCTTCACTCCGTCCCAGGTGCCTTCACTCCGTCCCAGGTGCCT comes from the Oncorhynchus keta strain PuntledgeMale-10-30-2019 unplaced genomic scaffold, Oket_V2 Un_contig_963_pilon_pilon, whole genome shotgun sequence genome and includes:
- the LOC118376659 gene encoding uncharacterized protein LOC118376659 isoform X37; this translates as MPSLRPRCLHSDNSIPDAFTPSQMPSLRPRCLHSVPDAFTPSQMPSLRPRCLHSVPDAFTPSQMPSLRPRCLHSVPDAFTPSQMPSLRPRCLHSVPDAFTPSQMPSFRQLRPRCLHSDNSIPGAFTPTTPSQMPSLRPRCLHSDPGAFTPTTPTQMPSLRPRCLHSDNSIPDAFTPSQMPSLRPRCLHSVPDAFTPTQVPSLRQLRPRCLHSVPDAFTPTTPSQMPSLRPRCLHSVPGAFTPTTPSQMPSLRPRCLHSVPDAFTPSQVPSLRQLHPRCLHSVPGAFTPSQMPSLRPRCLHSVPDAFTPSQMPSLRPRCLHSVPDAFTPSQVPSLRQLHPRCLHSVPDAFTPSQMPSLRPRCLHSVPDAFTPSQMPSLRPRCLHFDNSDPGAFTLTTPSQVPSLRQLHPRCLHSVPDAFTPTQVPSLRQLRPRCLHSVPDAFTPTTPSQMPSLRPRCLHSVPGAFTPTTPSQMPSLRPRCLHSVPDAFTPSQVPSLRQLHPRCLHSVPDAFTPSQMPSLRPRCLHSVPGTFTPTTP
- the LOC118376659 gene encoding uncharacterized protein LOC118376659 isoform X27, producing MPSLRPRCLHSDNSIPDAFTPSQMPSLRPRCLHSVPDAFTPSQMPSLRPRCLHSVPDAFTPSQMPSLRPRCLHSVPDAFTPSQMPSLRPRCLHSVPDAFTPSQMPSFRQLRPRCLHSDNSIPGAFTPTTPSQMPSLRPRCLHSDPGAFTPTTPTQMPSLRPRCLHSDNSIPDAFTPSQMPSLRPRCLHSVPDAFTPTQVPSLRQLRPRCLHSVPDAFTPTTPSQMPSLRPRCLHSVPGAFTPTTPSQMPSLRPRCLHSVPDAFTPSQVPSLRQLHPRCLHSVPGAFTPSQMPSLRPRCLHSVPDAFTPSQMPSLRPRCLHSVPDAFTPSQVPSLRQLHPRCLHSVPDAFTPSQMPSLRPRCLHSVPDAFTPSQMPSLRPRCLHFDNSDPGAFTLTTPSQVPSLRQLHPRCLHSVPDAFTPTQVPSLRQLRPRCLHSVPDAFTPTTPSQMPSLRPRCLHSVPGAFTPTTPSQMPSLRPRCLHSVPGAFTPSQMPSLRPRCLHSDNSDPGAFTPSQMPSLRQLHPRCLHSVPDAFTPSQVPSLRQLHPRCLHSVPDAFTPSQMPSLRPRCLHSVPGTFTPTTP
- the LOC118376659 gene encoding uncharacterized protein LOC118376659 isoform X29; protein product: MPSLRPRCLHSDNSIPDAFTPSQMPSLRPRCLHSVPDAFTPSQMPSLRPRCLHSVPDAFTPSQMPSLRPRCLHSVPDAFTPSQMPSLRPRCLHSVPDAFTPSQMPSFRQLRPRCLHSDNSIPGAFTPTTPSQMPSLRPRCLHSDPGAFTPTTPTQMPSLRPRCLHSDNSIPDAFTPSQMPSLRPRCLHSVPDAFTPTQVPSLRQLRPRCLHSVPDAFTPTTPSQMPSLRPRCLHSVPGAFTPTTPSQMPSLRPRCLHSVPDAFTPSQVPSLRQLHPRCLHSVPGAFTPSQMPSLRPRCLHSVPDAFTPSQMPSLRPRCLHSVPDAFTPSQVPSLRQLHPRCLHSVPDAFTPSQMPSLRPRCLHSVPDAFTPSQMPSLRPRCLHFDNSDPGAFTLTTPSQVPSLRQLHPRCLHSVPDAFTPTQVPSLRQLRPRCLHSVPDAFTPTTPSQMPSLRPRCLHSVPGAFTPTTPSQMPSLRPRCLHSVPGAFTPTTPTQVPSLRPRCLHSDNSIPDAFTPSQMPSLRPRCLHSDNSIPDAFTPSQMPSLRPRCLHSVPGTFTPTTP
- the LOC118376659 gene encoding uncharacterized protein LOC118376659 isoform X5 gives rise to the protein MPSLRPRCLHSDNSIPDAFTPSQMPSLRPRCLHSVPDAFTPSQMPSLRPRCLHSVPDAFTPSQMPSLRPRCLHSVPDAFTPSQMPSLRPRCLHSVPDAFTPSQMPSFRQLRPRCLHSDNSIPGAFTPTTPSQMPSLRPRCLHSDPGAFTPTTPTQMPSLRPRCLHSDNSIPDAFTPSQMPSLRPRCLHSVPDAFTPTQVPSLRQLRPRCLHSVPDAFTPTTPSQMPSLRPRCLHSVPGAFTPTTPSQMPSLRPRCLHSVPDAFTPSQVPSLRQLHPRCLHSVPGAFTPSQMPSLRPRCLHSVPDAFTPSQMPSLRPRCLHSVPDAFTPSQVPSLRQLHPRCLHSVPDAFTPSQMPSLRPRCLHSVPDAFTPSQMPSLRPRCLHFDNSDPGAFTLTTPSQVPSLRQLHPRCLHSVPDAFTPTQVPSLRQLRPRCLHSVPDAFTPTTPSQMPSLRPRCLHSVPGAFTPTTPSQMPSLRPRCLHSVPGAFTPSQMPSLRPRCLHSDNSDPGAFTPSQMPSLRQLHPRCLHSVPDAFTPSQVPSLRQLHPRCLHSVPGAFTPSQMPSLRPRCLHSVPDAFTPSQMPSLRPRCLHSVPGAFTPSQMPSLRPRCLHSVPDAFTPSQMPSLRPRCLHSVPGTFTPTTP
- the LOC118376659 gene encoding uncharacterized protein LOC118376659 isoform X32, whose translation is MPSLRPRCLHSDNSIPDAFTPSQMPSLRPRCLHSVPDAFTPSQMPSLRPRCLHSVPDAFTPSQMPSLRPRCLHSVPDAFTPSQMPSLRPRCLHSVPDAFTPSQMPSFRQLRPRCLHSDNSIPGAFTPTTPSQMPSLRPRCLHSDPGAFTPTTPTQMPSLRPRCLHSDNSIPDAFTPSQMPSLRPRCLHSVPDAFTPTQVPSLRQLRPRCLHSVPDAFTPTTPSQMPSLRPRCLHSVPGAFTPTTPSQMPSLRPRCLHSVPDAFTPSQVPSLRQLHPRCLHSVPGAFTPSQMPSLRPRCLHSVPDAFTPSQMPSLRPRCLHSVPDAFTPSQVPSLRQLHPRCLHSVPDAFTPSQMPSLRPRCLHSVPDAFTPSQMPSLRPRCLHFDNSDPGAFTLTTPSQVPSLRQLHPRCLHSVPDAFTPTQVPSLRQLRPRCLHSVPDAFTPTTPSQMPSLRPRCLHSVPGAFTPTTPSQMPSLRPRCLHSVPGAFTPTTPSQMPSLRPRCLHSVPGAFTPSQMPSLRPRCLHSVPDAFTPSQMPSLRPRCLHSVPGTFTPTTP
- the LOC118376659 gene encoding uncharacterized protein LOC118376659 isoform X8; amino-acid sequence: MPSLRPRCLHSDNSIPDAFTPSQMPSLRPRCLHSVPDAFTPSQMPSLRPRCLHSVPDAFTPSQMPSLRPRCLHSVPDAFTPSQMPSLRPRCLHSVPDAFTPSQMPSFRQLRPRCLHSDNSIPGAFTPTTPSQMPSLRPRCLHSDPGAFTPTTPTQMPSLRPRCLHSDNSIPDAFTPSQMPSLRPRCLHSVPDAFTPTQVPSLRQLRPRCLHSVPDAFTPTTPSQMPSLRPRCLHSVPGAFTPTTPSQMPSLRPRCLHSVPDAFTPSQVPSLRQLHPRCLHSVPGAFTPSQMPSLRPRCLHSVPDAFTPSQMPSLRPRCLHSVPDAFTPSQVPSLRQLHPRCLHSVPDAFTPSQMPSLRPRCLHSVPDAFTPSQMPSLRPRCLHFDNSDPGAFTLTTPSQVPSLRQLHPRCLHSVPDAFTPTQVPSLRQLRPRCLHSVPDAFTPTTPSQMPSLRPRCLHSVPGAFTPTTPSQMPSLRPRCLHSVPGAFTPSQMPSLRPRCLHSDNSDPGAFTPSQMPSLRQLHPRCLHSVPDAFTPSQVPSLRQLHPRCLHSVPDAFTPSQMPSLRPRCLHSVPGAFTPTTPSQMPSLRPRCLHSVPDAFTPSQMPSLRPRCLHSVPGTFTPTTP
- the LOC118376659 gene encoding uncharacterized protein LOC118376659 isoform X6, whose amino-acid sequence is MPSLRPRCLHSDNSIPDAFTPSQMPSLRPRCLHSVPDAFTPSQMPSLRPRCLHSVPDAFTPSQMPSLRPRCLHSVPDAFTPSQMPSLRPRCLHSVPDAFTPSQMPSFRQLRPRCLHSDNSIPGAFTPTTPSQMPSLRPRCLHSDPGAFTPTTPTQMPSLRPRCLHSDNSIPDAFTPSQMPSLRPRCLHSVPDAFTPTQVPSLRQLRPRCLHSVPDAFTPTTPSQMPSLRPRCLHSVPGAFTPTTPSQMPSLRPRCLHSVPDAFTPSQVPSLRQLHPRCLHSVPGAFTPSQMPSLRPRCLHSVPDAFTPSQMPSLRPRCLHSVPDAFTPSQVPSLRQLHPRCLHSVPDAFTPSQMPSLRPRCLHSVPDAFTPSQMPSLRPRCLHFDNSDPGAFTLTTPSQVPSLRQLHPRCLHSVPDAFTPTQVPSLRQLRPRCLHSVPDAFTPTTPSQMPSLRPRCLHSVPGAFTPTTPSQMPSLRPRCLHSVPGAFTPSQMPSLRPRCLHSDNSDPGAFTPSQMPSLRQLHPRCLHSVPDAFTPSQMPSLRPRCLHSDNSIPDAFTPSQVPSLRPRCLHSVPDAFTPSQMPSLRPRCLHSVPGAFTPSQMPSLRPRCLHSVPDAFTPSQMPSLRPRCLHSVPGTFTPTTP
- the LOC118376659 gene encoding uncharacterized protein LOC118376659 isoform X16 is translated as MPSLRPRCLHSDNSIPDAFTPSQMPSLRPRCLHSVPDAFTPSQMPSLRPRCLHSVPDAFTPSQMPSLRPRCLHSVPDAFTPSQMPSLRPRCLHSVPDAFTPSQMPSFRQLRPRCLHSDNSIPGAFTPTTPSQMPSLRPRCLHSDPGAFTPTTPTQMPSLRPRCLHSDNSIPDAFTPSQMPSLRPRCLHSVPDAFTPTQVPSLRQLRPRCLHSVPDAFTPTTPSQMPSLRPRCLHSVPGAFTPTTPSQMPSLRPRCLHSVPDAFTPSQVPSLRQLHPRCLHSVPGAFTPSQMPSLRPRCLHSVPDAFTPSQMPSLRPRCLHSVPDAFTPSQVPSLRQLHPRCLHSVPDAFTPSQMPSLRPRCLHSVPDAFTPSQMPSLRPRCLHFDNSDPGAFTLTTPSQVPSLRQLHPRCLHSVPDAFTPTQVPSLRQLRPRCLHSVPDAFTPTTPSQMPSLRPRCLHSVPGAFTPTTPSQMPSLRPRCLHSVPGAFTPSQMPSLRPRCLHSDNSDPGAFTPSQMPSLRQLHPRCLHSVPDAFTPSQMPSLRPRCLHSDNSIPDAFTPSQVPSLRPRCLHSVPDAFTPSQMPSLRPRCLHSVPDAFTPSQMPSLRPRCLHSVPGTFTPTTP
- the LOC118376659 gene encoding uncharacterized protein LOC118376659 isoform X10, whose protein sequence is MPSLRPRCLHSDNSIPDAFTPSQMPSLRPRCLHSVPDAFTPSQMPSLRPRCLHSVPDAFTPSQMPSLRPRCLHSVPDAFTPSQMPSLRPRCLHSVPDAFTPSQMPSFRQLRPRCLHSDNSIPGAFTPTTPSQMPSLRPRCLHSDPGAFTPTTPTQMPSLRPRCLHSDNSIPDAFTPSQMPSLRPRCLHSVPDAFTPTQVPSLRQLRPRCLHSVPDAFTPTTPSQMPSLRPRCLHSVPGAFTPTTPSQMPSLRPRCLHSVPDAFTPSQVPSLRQLHPRCLHSVPGAFTPSQMPSLRPRCLHSVPDAFTPSQMPSLRPRCLHSVPDAFTPSQVPSLRQLHPRCLHSVPDAFTPSQMPSLRPRCLHSVPDAFTPSQMPSLRPRCLHFDNSDPGAFTLTTPSQVPSLRQLHPRCLHSVPDAFTPTQVPSLRQLRPRCLHSVPDAFTPTTPSQMPSLRPRCLHSVPGAFTPTTPSQMPSLRPRCLHSVPGAFTPSQMPSLRPRCLHSDNSDPGAFTPSQMPSLRQLHPRCLHSVPDAFTPSQVPSLRQLHPRCLHSVPGAFTPSQMPSLRPRCLHSVPDAFTPSQMPSLRPRCLHSDNSIPDAFTPSQMPSLRPRCLHSVPGTFTPTTP
- the LOC118376659 gene encoding uncharacterized protein LOC118376659 isoform X28, whose product is MPSLRPRCLHSDNSIPDAFTPSQMPSLRPRCLHSVPDAFTPSQMPSLRPRCLHSVPDAFTPSQMPSLRPRCLHSVPDAFTPSQMPSLRPRCLHSVPDAFTPSQMPSFRQLRPRCLHSDNSIPGAFTPTTPSQMPSLRPRCLHSDPGAFTPTTPTQMPSLRPRCLHSDNSIPDAFTPSQMPSLRPRCLHSVPDAFTPTQVPSLRQLRPRCLHSVPDAFTPTTPSQMPSLRPRCLHSVPGAFTPTTPSQMPSLRPRCLHSVPDAFTPSQVPSLRQLHPRCLHSVPGAFTPSQMPSLRPRCLHSVPDAFTPSQMPSLRPRCLHSVPDAFTPSQVPSLRQLHPRCLHSVPDAFTPSQMPSLRPRCLHSVPDAFTPSQMPSLRPRCLHFDNSDPGAFTLTTPSQVPSLRQLHPRCLHSVPDAFTPTQVPSLRQLRPRCLHSVPDAFTPTTPSQMPSLRPRCLHSVPGAFTPTTPSQMPSLRPRCLHSVPGAFTPSQMPSLRPRCLHSDNSDPGAFTPSQMPSLRQLHPRCLHSVPDAFTPSQMPSLRPRCLHSDNSIPDAFTPSQMPSLRPRCLHSVPGTFTPTTP
- the LOC118376659 gene encoding uncharacterized protein LOC118376659 isoform X17, producing MPSLRPRCLHSDNSIPDAFTPSQMPSLRPRCLHSVPDAFTPSQMPSLRPRCLHSVPDAFTPSQMPSLRPRCLHSVPDAFTPSQMPSLRPRCLHSVPDAFTPSQMPSFRQLRPRCLHSDNSIPGAFTPTTPSQMPSLRPRCLHSDPGAFTPTTPTQMPSLRPRCLHSDNSIPDAFTPSQMPSLRPRCLHSVPDAFTPTQVPSLRQLRPRCLHSVPDAFTPTTPSQMPSLRPRCLHSVPGAFTPTTPSQMPSLRPRCLHSVPDAFTPSQVPSLRQLHPRCLHSVPGAFTPSQMPSLRPRCLHSVPDAFTPSQMPSLRPRCLHSVPDAFTPSQVPSLRQLHPRCLHSVPDAFTPSQMPSLRPRCLHSVPDAFTPSQMPSLRPRCLHFDNSDPGAFTLTTPSQVPSLRQLHPRCLHSVPDAFTPTQVPSLRQLRPRCLHSVPDAFTPTTPSQMPSLRPRCLHSVPGAFTPTTPSQMPSLRPRCLHSVPGAFTPSQMPSLRPRCLHSDNSDPGAFTPSQMPSLRQLHPRCLHSVPDAFTPSQMPSLRPRCLHSDNSIPDAFTPSQVPSLRPRCLHSVPGAFTPSQMPSLRPRCLHSVPDAFTPSQMPSLRPRCLHSVPGTFTPTTP